One genomic segment of Ipomoea triloba cultivar NCNSP0323 chromosome 9, ASM357664v1 includes these proteins:
- the LOC116029494 gene encoding pentatricopeptide repeat-containing protein At5g65560 translates to MIRSAVAAAAATSTTVKPPPLPSFFSGQPFLSSIFFKPLSFSIASSPLSTSEDSSPSTDLSSQLLSLLSRPNWQKNPSLKKLITSLSPSHLSSFLSRNPSLDPHTAIAFFDYLSRVPSFRIDVRSYFSLLHILISHQLFMPADRIRILMIKSCESPDDAKFVLSLLREMNNVDDDGSRLRFKFKLNVKSCNMMLMSLSRFLLIEDMKCLYSEMLKDKLSPNIYTFNAMIHAYCKLGDVTEAEMYLNKICQAGLRPDVHTYTSFILGHCRKMDVNSACKVFEEMPQKGCQRNHVSYNILIHGLCEARRVDDAMKLFSQMENDHCCRNVRTYTILIDAFCKLNREMEALNLFHEMVEKGCQPNAHTYTVLISGMCKDNRLDEARRLLDEMGKRGLVPNVVTYNALIDGYCKVQNVDAALEIVNLMELNKCKPNVRTYNELISGYCRVRKVHKAMGLLDKMLEQKLSPSVVTFNLLVHGQCSEGHIDSAFRLLTLMGESDVLPDEWTYGSLIDALCEKGCLEHAQSIFDSLKEKRIKANEVIYTALINGYCRVEKVAVALTLFKRMLDEHCFPNISTYNVIVSGLCQENKLYEATLLLETMEERGVKPTVVTYSILIEKMLKDNDFHHAYEVFNSMVSLGYKPDVCTYTSFLVAYCNQGKLEEAEDLMSKMIEDGVRPDLMTYTALMDGYGRLRLLDRSFDTLKSMVDAGFEPSPYTYTILIKHLFHENQIGKGVSRIEVDSINVVDVWKKMEFDTAVKLFEKMVECGCPPNKNTYNVLTYGLCTEGRLEEAWRLVDHMKNCGMSPDEDIYNTLVKCCCKLKMYDDATKLVDTMVKRGFLPHLESYNLLVCGLYYEGKNEKAKEAFLKLLNCGYNNDEVAWKLLIDGLLKRGLSDICSELLVIMEKNGCQIHSQTHTMLIEGLLEQTEGLVKT, encoded by the coding sequence ATGATAAGATCGGCCGTCGCGGCCGCCGCCGCCACGTCCACCACCGTCAAGCCGCCACCTCTTCCGTCATTTTTCTCAGGTCAGCCATTCCTGTCCTCCATTTTCTTCAAACCTTTGTCGTTTTCGATCGCTTCTTCGCCTCTCTCAACCTCCGAGGACTCTTCTCCATCGACGGATCTCTCTTCTCAActcctctctctcctctcccgCCCAAATTGGCAGAAAAACCCTTCTCTCAAGAAGCTCATAACTTCTCTGTCACCTTCTCACCTATCCTCTTTCCTCTCCCGGAACCCGTCTCTCGATCCCCACACTGCCATCGCCTTCTTCGATTATCTCTCCCGTGTCCCCTCATTCAGGATTGATGTGCGGTCCTATTTCTCACTCCTGCACATTCTTATATCCCATCAGCTGTTCATGCCCGCCGATAGAATCCGCATTTTGATGATTAAATCCTGCGAAAGCCCCGATGACGCGAAATTTGTGTTGAGTTTGCTGAGGGAAATGAATAATGTCGATGATGATGGCAGTAGATTAAGATTTAAATTTAAGCTCAATGTTAAGTCTTGTAACATGATGTTAATGTCTTTGTCGAGGTTTTTGTTGATTGAGGATATGAAATGCCTGTATTCTGAGATGTTGAAGGATAAGCTTTCACCTAATATTTACACATTTAATGCTATGATACATGCATATTGTAAATTGGGTGATGTGACTGAAGCCGAGATGTATTTGAATAAGATCTGTCAAGCTGGGTTGAGGCCAGATGTCCATACGTACACCTCATTTATCTTAGGGCATTGTAGGAAAATGGATGTAAATAGTGCATGCAAAGTTTTTGAGGAAATGCCTCAAAAGGGTTGTCAAAGGAATCATGTTTCCTATAACATTTTGATACATGGGCTGTGTGAAGCAAGGAGAGTAGATGATGCGATGAAACTGTTTTCACAAATGGAGAATGATCATTGTTGTCGGAATGTACGGACCTATACTATTCTAATTGATGCATTCTGCAAATTGAATAGGGAAATGGAAGCATTGAATTTGTTTCATGAGATGGTGGAGAAAGGTTGTCAACCAAATGCCCACACTTACACTGTTCTGATTAGTGGAATGTGTAAAGACAATAGGCTTGATGAAGCAAGAAGATTATTAGATGAGATGGGGAAAAGGGGTCTAGTTCCCAATGTAGTAACATACAATGCTTTGATTGATGGGTATTGTAAAGTGCAAAATGTTGATGCTGCATTGGAGATAGTTAACTTGATGGAATTAAATAAGTGTAAGCCAAATGTACGTACatataatgagttaatttcaggATATTGTCGGGTGAGAAAGGTGCACAAGGCAATGGGACTACTTGATAAGATGCTTGAGCAGAAGTTGTCTCCATCTGTTGTAACATTCAATTTGTTGGTCCATGGACAATGTAGTGAGGGTCATATTGATAGTGCTTTCCGATTGCTTACATTGATGGGTGAGAGTGATGTGCTCCCCGATGAGTGGACCTATGGTTCTCTCATTGATGCATTATGTGAAAAAGGCTGTCTTGAACATGCTCAATCTATATTTGACtctttgaaggagaagagaATTAAGGCAAATGAAGTTATATACACTGCTCTGATTAATGGTTATTGCAGAGTAGAAAAGGTAGCTGTTGCCCTAACTTTGTTCAAAAGAATGCTTGATGAACATTGCTTTCCAAATATAAGCACCTATAATGTAATAGTTAGTGGTTTATGTCAAGAGAATAAGCTCTATGAAGCAACTCTATTGTTGGAAACTATGGAAGAAAGAGGTGTCAAACCCACAGTAGTTACATACAGTATTCTGATTGAGAAAATGCTAAAAGATAATGATTTTCACCATGCTTATGAGGTATTTAATTCAATGGTGTCCTTGGGATATAAACCTGATGTTTGCACTTACACTTCATTTCTTGTTGCATATTGCAACCAAGGGAAGTTGGAAGAAGCTGAAGATTTGATGTCAAAAATGATAGAGGATGGTGTCAGACCAGACTTGATGACTTACACAGCATTAATGGATGGGTATGGACGTTTGAGATTACTAGATCGCTCCTTTGATACTCTTAAATCCATGGTTGATGCTGGATTTGAGCCTTCTCCATATACCTATACCATTTTAATCAAGCATCTGTTTCATGAAAACCAGATAGGAAAAGGTGTCAGTAGGATAGAAGTTGATTCCATTAATGTTGTGGATGTGTGGAAAAAAATGGAGTTTGATACTGCTGTtaaattgtttgagaaaatggtGGAATGTGGTTGTCCTCCTAACAAAAATACTTATAATGTACTGACTTATGGGCTATGCACAGAAGGACGCCTTGAAGAAGCTTGGAGACTTGTTGATCATATGAAAAACTGCGGAATGTCTCCTGATGAAGATATTTATAATACACTGGTAAAATGTTGCTGCAAGTTGAAAATGTATGATGATGCAACAAAGTTAGTTGATACAATGGTTAAGCGTGGTTTTTTACCACATTTGGAATCCTACAATCTCCTTGTATGTGGACTTTATTATGAAGGAAAGAATGAGAAGGCTAAGGAAGCCTTCTTGAAGCTTCTTAATTGTGGTTACAATAATGATGAAGTTGCATGGAAACTATTAATTGATGGCTTACTTAAGAGGGGGCTTTCTGATATATGCTCTGAACTTTTAGTCATCATGGAAAAAAATGGTTGTCAGATTCATTCTCAAACACATACAATGCTGATAGAGGGACTTCTTGAGCAAACAGAAGGGCTTgtaaaaacataa
- the LOC116028717 gene encoding homeobox-leucine zipper protein HAT4-like, which produces MMLEYQDLGLSLKLGFSGESCGRASETPQNLNLSTSSSSSHSSPFHSSPCWADRNSDACGRAEAAAFLKGIDVNRAPAAAGAADGEEEAWVSSPNNSTVSSGSKRSEREDQETERACSDEEDGGEASRKKLRLNKDQSAILEETFKEHNTLNPKQKLGLAKRLGLRPRQVEVWFQNRRARTKLKQTEVDCEVLKRCCENLTEENRRLHKEIQQLRALKLSPHFYMQMPPPTTLTMCPSCECVAVPPPASSPAIYSYGSLVTNRNGLTKALPLQHMGTCVDPHRRFDVTRPNTLKL; this is translated from the exons ATGATGTTGGAGTACCAAGATTTGGGGCTGAGCTTGAAGTTGGGATTTTCCGGCGAGAGTTGCGGCAGGGCGTCAGAAACACCGCAAAACCTCAACCTCTCCACTTCTTCAAGCAGTTCTCATTCCTCGCCCTTCCACAGCTCCCCATGCTGGGCAGATCGGAACTCCGACGCCTGCGGAAGAGCGGAAGCCGCCGCGTTCCTGAAGGGAATAGACGTGAACCGGGCTCCGGCGGCTGCGGGGGCGGCGGACGGCGAGGAGGAAGCGTGGGTGTCGTCGCCGAACAACAGCACGGTGTCGAGCGGGAGCAAGCGGAGCGAGAGAGAAGATCAGGAGACGGAGAGAGCTTGCTCAGATGAAGAAGACGGCGGAGAAGCTTCCAGAAAGAAGCTCCGCCTCAACAAAGATCAGTCCGCCATTCTCGAAGAGACCTTCAAAGAACACAACACTCTCAATCCG AAGCAAAAGCTAGGATTGGCTAAAAGGCTGGGGTTGAGGCCAAGGCAAGTGGAAGTGTGGTTTCAAAACAGGAGGGCAAG AACAAAATTGAAGCAAACTGAGGTCGATTGTGAGGTATTGAAGAGATGTTGTGAGAATCTAACGGAAGAAAATCGGAGGTTACATAAAGAAATTCAACAACTTAGGGCTCTCAAGCTCTCCCCACATTTCTACATGCAAATGCCCCCTCCGACAACCCTCACTATGTGCCCTTCATGTGAGTGTGTTGCTGTCCCACCACCAGCATCGTCTCCGGCAATATATTCTTATGGGTCATTGGTCACAAATAGAAATGGTCTAACCAAGGCCCTTCCTCTTCAACATATGGGAACCTGTGTAGACCCTCATCGACGATTTGATGTCACCCGCCCCAACACCCTTAAACTGTAA
- the LOC116029904 gene encoding pentatricopeptide repeat-containing protein At5g47360-like, which translates to MNFLSISRHFSTCKKPNFGISNVLLFSTASSSSLAASQFMTHLQKNGPNIEKSLNLVKAELDAPCVTRVLESFSVENRQMGLRFFIWAGVHPSYRHSTYMYNKACNLLKVKENPNIVTDAFEAYEVEGCIVSVKMFRVVFNLCREAKDAGLGLWVLRKMKDFNCRPDMIAYNGVIRLLCEKGDIDGAMGLMREMGLIDLYPDMATYVMMIKGLSEVGRLEEACRLVKSMRGHGCLPGTVVYSVLLDGILRFGSLERAMELLEEMEKEGGDCRPNVVTYTTLIQGFVEKGCSVEAMPILGRMEDLGCKPNRVLXYKL; encoded by the coding sequence ATGAATTTTCTCTCAATCTCTCGCCACTTTTCAACCTGCAAGAAACCCAATTTCGGAATTAGCAACGTCCTTCTCTTCTCTACTGCTTCGTCTTCGTCATTAGCTGCTTCACAATTCATGACCCATTTGCAGAAAAACGGACCCAACATAGAGAAATCCTTGAACTTAGTCAAAGCCGAATTGGATGCCCCTTGTGTCACTCGGGTTTTGGAAAGCTTTTCAGTTGAAAACCGCCAAATGGGTCTCAGATTCTTCATATGGGCCGGGGTTCACCCTTCCTATAGACACTCAACATACATGTATAACAAAGCTTGTAACTTGCTGAAAGTTAAGGAAAACCCGAATATCGTTACTGATGCTTTTGAGGCTTATGAGGTGGAGGGATGCATAGTCAGTGTAAAAATGTTTAGGGTTGTGTTTAATTTGTGTAGAGAGGCTAAAGATGCAGGCTTGGGGTTGTGGGTGTTGAGGAAAATGAAGGATTTTAATTGCAGGCCAGACATGATTGCTTATAATGGAGTGATTAGGTTGCTGTGTGAGAAGGGGGATATAGATGGGGCAATGGGATTGATGAGAGAGATGGGCTTGATTGATCTTTACCCTGATATGGCCACTTATGTTATGATGATCAAGGGTTTGAGTGAGGTGGGTAGGTTGGAGGAGGCTTGCAGGTTGGTTAAATCGATGAGAGGGCACGGTTGCTTGCCCGGTACAGTGGTGTATTCCGTGCTTCTTGATGGGATTTTGAGGTTTGGGAGTCTGGAAAGGGCGATGGAGTTGTTGGAGGAAATGGAGAAAGAAGGCGGCGATTGTAGACCAAATGTTGTTACCTATACCACTCTGATTCAGGGGTTTGTTGAAAAAGGCTGTTCGGTAGAGGCAATGCCTATTTTGGGTCGAATGGAGGATTTGGGGTGTAAGCCGAATAGAGTATTGANatataaattataa